GATAATTCAAATTTTATCATATGTAGGGTGAAATGTCAGTGGGAATTGTGGCTTCATTTATCGGATACACTTTTACATTAACTTTTGCAGTGAGTAATTCTCGGTGCCGTTGCTCTCTTAAATTCCCACTTTTATGTTCCTTCATCTGCTTGACAGATAATGCATTATAGGTTCAAGGCCTCGTAAATACCTTTGGAGATCTTCGTACAGCTTTTGCAGCAACTGAGAGAATTAACTCTGTTTTGTCTGGAGCTGAAATTGATGAAGCGCTTGCATATTCTTTAGAGAAAGACATGAAGCAAAAGAAGGTCCGTGATGAGGCTTTAGAATTATACTTGGTGAATGGTTCTAATGAGAAGAAACAATCTACCAAAACAAGATACATGTCTTCCTTAAAATTGGGTAGCAGTGTGCGAAGCCTTGCAGAGACAGGTGATATCTGTCTTGAAGGTATGTACTTTTGCTATATCTGTTTATTTTGTGCTGCTTGTACAATACTGTAAAAAATGGGCAtagtatttattttgaaaagtctATAAACTGGGTACAGATAACAAGTTTTGACAATGGATATAGTTCCTTTTTAGATGGGGGAAATCTATAAGGTAGATCTTTCTGTAACTTTTTGTCAAGGAGATTTTCTGGTCTCTTTTCAGTAAAATGAGTTGCTTATGAAGACTGCTATTGTTTAGGAGAAACATATCTTATTCTTTTCTGTTCATCCATGATTTCAGAAATATGGCCTTCAAAATTCTTCCCATCGTCTGAAAaagaaattgggggggggggggggggggtgggaaGTAATTGAAAATGCACCATTTGTCAATTAATAAAATGCTTTTCATATTTCGTTTGCAGATGTGTATTTCTCGTATCCAGTGAGGCCTGATGTGGAAATCCTCTGTGTGGTCTTAATTTAATGCTAAAATGTGGAACGGTTACAGCTCTGGTGGGACCAAGTGGTGCAGGGAAAAGTACAGTAGTACAACTATTAGCACGTTTCTATGAGGTCTACTTTCTATATCTATTTGAATATTCCTTAATACAAGTTTTTGTGGTCCTTCTAGGAAGGTCTAAAGGTAAATATATCAGTCAATAACCTGACCTTGCAGCCAACTCGAGGCCGCATAACTGTTGCAGGAGAAGATTTGCGAACATTTGATAAGAGCGAATGGGCACGGGTTGTCTCTATAGTGAATCAAGTATGtgtttctcttttctttccaAAACTCACTGTTTAAGCAGTGAGACACTACTCTCAGGGTCATCATGAAGTTCTCTTTGACCGAAGATTTAACTTGAAATCAAATTCTGGATGCTCTCAGTGGTTATTTTGAGCCTTGTAATCACTTTTTATTTGTTGCTGACATGCATAAAAACTCGCTTGTAGGAACCTGTTCTTTTCTCTGTATCGGTTGGAGAAAATATCGCTTATGGTCTCCCTGATGAGTATGTATCCAAGGACGATGTAATAAAGGCAGCCAAGGCTGCCAATGCTCACGAGTTCATAATTTCAATGCCACAGGTTTGTCATTTCTGCCAGGTTGCTCCCTGTGCCCTTCTATTTCATATTTGCACCTATTCCGCTAATTATCTCTCGAAAAAACTGACAGGGTTATGACACATTAGTTGGTGAACGTGGTGGTTTATTGAGTGGTGGACAGAGGCAGGTAATAAATTGATTTGCTGTTTATGCGTGCACTTATCAgagcttttcatttttttttctcgcTACACGAGTTTACAGAGTTCTTTTGACTGTGCCATCTTTCCATTTTCAGAGAATTGCTATTGCAAGGGCTCTACTGAAGAATGCCCCTATTTTGATTCTCGATGAGGTAGTCTTTGCCCCCCATTTGCTCCCTCTCTGTCCATTGACTATCACACCGTATGCTCTATGATACAGTTCTGTGGGTGGCCTTAGTATCTTCTTTCTCATTGTAAACTGGTTTAGCCTAAATTATATAGGCAGATTTAAACATTTTATTGTTGTGGCATTACAAGCATAGTCCCTACAGTTCCGTGGGTGGCCTTAGTATCTTTTCTCTTTGCAAATCTGGTTTAGCCTAAACCCTATCTGCTCTAGGAAGACCGTGGTCATTATTTATGTTATAGAATAATACCCATCCAGCTGAACTCAGACAAGAAAaagctaagttgctcggacacgggtgcgggtgtccgacacgggtgcggatctagaggtcggatctttcaagatgtaaattttaagattcggggatacggatcctagtacggatacAGGTGTGgggatccggctaaaaataattttaaaaaatataaatctcTCTAatttatgagaaattttgtggaatacttacgtatagcttgtaaagtgtggatttcctttttattctcaagttgtagatagtaaaagattgatttcctagataagaTATGCTATTTTCtcaaatttaccctagttttaGTTCTGATTTCGGTAATCAAACTGTATCTCGTCTCGAATTTTTCTGTCCGTCggggtcaaagtacccaaaattgtttgcctagatccggtacggatcccatacccacacccatactagtgtcgtgtcgacacgggtgcggcacctaaactgccatgtcggagcaacttagaGTAAAAGTATGAATGGCAAATCCTTAGGTATTAGAGGGTATTGTGATACTACATATGTTTGATGAAATATGTCCTTGCTTTCTGTTTTTTCTGCAGGCCACTAGTGCTTTAGACACAGTAAGTGAGCGTCTAGTCCAAGAAGCACTGGACCGTCTGATGAAGGGACGAACAACTTTGGTAATTGCTCATAGATTGAGCACAGTTCAGAATGCAGATCAAATTGCTCTTTGTTCTGATGGGAAGATTGTGGAGTTGGGAACACACTTTGAGTTGTTGGAGAGGAAAGGCCAATATGCTTCTCTGGTTGACACTCAGAGGCTCGCATTTGAATAATGTATAGCAGTTCGTTTTTGCTAGTTTTTCAGAACAATTTCAGAAGCAGAATATGTGAGTTATGCTAATTTAAATTGGTTGTCTTGCTTTGAAAGCTTTTTCAACTGTGTTCGACCACACCTAAACATTCTGATCCTGACTTCTTTCCAGATACAGCATGATATTGTGCACTGCAGGGCAAACATTAGGGATCGAATGTTGAATGGAAGGAGGATGGATATAGCagaaagaaaaacagagaaacaagtctctttttttcttttgaacatAACAAGCTTATACAAAGTTTACATGCTATAAACAACTGATGTAAAATATAGTATGATTGTACTGGTTACTGTAAAGCCTGTATCATTGGATATTCACACGTCCGATGCTCCCATGAATTCTACACTTTCTGTATTACAAATCTCAATATTAAATGTTTTATAACTTCAAATGAGATTGCATCTTTAATATGCAATTTCTTggtctttcttttttattttatctttgagAGCTATACATTGTATCTCACATAACTGTTGCTTAGCAAAGTCTCTAGGTACTGGAAAATGAGATTTTAGCATTCATTTTCGCAAGACATTCTGTTGGAAGGCTAAGGAATGTATTCATAAACAAGTCGTCAATAGGTTCAACTGTTGCCACCCCAACAAGTGTGCACCTTCCTTCTTCATTTAGCCTCTCCCCTCTTCCTTCTCTAATTCTTCCCTTCGTTTCTTCTGACGTTAAAAGCGTCTCCACAAGCAATGGCGGCGCTCTGTAGATGGTTCCAACTGAAAACCAGAACTTGGCCTTGAACTCCAGATTGACCTATTAAAGTTATAAGCTTGAAAATTAATTTCTCTTTCTACTTGATGAATTCATATATTTCTGCTACAAGGGCAATTAAGTAAGAGGTAAGCAATGTACCTTGCCAGTTTCTTGGCTAACATATCCTCTAAGGAGCTCGGGGACAACATCAATTTTCAGAAAAGGGGGCAATGGTAATCCCAAGAACTTAGCAGTTGCAGATGTTAATGGAGGAATGTACAACTTTTCCAAGTCAAAATCAACGGCAATTTCCTCGCTTGACTCAATTCTTTTGCCAGTTCCAGTACCTGAACCTCCTTTGGCATTATACACAAAATCTGGGTATCTGGAAATACCAAGTTTGCAAGCTTCAAAAGTCTTGAAGTCCACATTGTATGTACCAGTTCTTGGAATTGTTGTTTCAGTTACAGCACCAGTAGACCGCGGCTGTTGCTGTGAACTTATGATGTTGATTCTGGGTTTTAACTGAAGTGAGGAAAATGAAGATACTTGTCTTGATTTCGTTTTGGGAAGTTGGCAGGAGAATTGAGCAGTTGGTGAGTAAATTTGAGACCCCATTTTGTTAGTGTCTTGCTTGTAGGAGGAAGTTCAAGTGGCAGATTTATGTCTTTTATGTGAACCTCAAGTTGGAGTAGACATGTCCAATTTGTGTCCACGAGTTAGGATCTTATCATCATATGTTGGGCAAAAGTCCCAGGTCCTTGCATGCTTATGACTTGGTATGAGTTATGATTGCATTATATTCAAGGCTTTAATAATAGCTCTAGATtaaattttcttcaaatttgGAACCATGCATTTTAGGAATAAATATATTTGAAAATTGGATATTTGTTTCTTTATCAGTTTGTGATGTCAATATTAGAAAGGTAAGTCTGTAATGTGTTCATCGTTTTACTTGAGAGGTTACCATCGTTCATTTTTTAACTTTACTACAGTATGCTTTTAGCAATATTTAGGTTAAGCAAGAAAAACATAGTTTTAGTAGCTCTATCGTACTAAAGAATAATATTTAATCTAGTTTATTTTCTAAATAACGCATCATGGCAATACAATGTAACGATGTATTACTAATATTTTATTACCATACACTCGTTGCATTTTGGTTTACGGTAAAAACTTAGCTGCATTTTCTGGTGTTTATATCCAACGGTATTAACTTACCATGATGAAGTCATAAAATAAGATGAAATGTGTATTAATTAACTATGGTTCAGTGTTAAAAGTCGCATGTCAAGGCATGTATTATATATTTAAAGACAACTTTAAGATAGTTTACTAGTTTAAAGACTACTTTGCTAATATTAGTAAAATCGATACCTAAGGTATACTATTTGAATTGTTATAATAAGAGAAGTTTAACAAATTGTTTATAAGATTTTGACACAACAAAATTTTGACTCACTCATAAATATAAGACTTCTAAAGTGGATATTACAGTAAACTAACAATATGGCATGCAAGCTTAACATCTACAGAAACTTGTAAATGAACATTATAGTTCTATAGAAAAACTTACTATTTAAAGTTGggattttattttctctttcaaattatAAAGATGGTCATCATAAGAAAACAAATTATTCAAAATAAAGATAGTAAGAAATGTTTGTTggaaataattttcttttatcCTGTGGATTGTACTCCAAAAAAAAGTTTGTTATGACTgaaactcacatgctataataaactcaatttacttatcagattaattttatcatttaacatGACCGATTAAACCATCCTAGATAGATAATGATGCgaaattttgtttttaattaacTGATCAGAAGGTCCCAATTTAATGAATACTTGCGTTGCTACTTTTTTCCTTTGCTGTCATTTTATTATGATTCTAGAGGTTTAATAACCCCAGGTACAAGCGTTAAGACAAAAATCTCTCAAGTTCAAATgaatcaaatcacatcaaaatgaTGGTTTGCGTCCAAAACATAAATGATGCCTATGGGATGTCCTAGTGATGACAAATATCGCAGACCAAcatttaaatctcaaaatagaTAAAAAAGACACACTAGTAATTACTATTCGTCTACCTAAGCCTTGGTGACAAGGTTATCTAATATCGATTTTAGTGAAAGATACGTAGTCGATATGCCATTGAATAGTTGAGATGCGCTTAAAttcagcttgtttggatggttgttagtTGTTACCTATTGTGTTGTATTATATTGTTACTtaaaatacaatgtttgtttttattatttcttaaattttattgggTCATATTATTAAATCCGTtgttatgtaacgaccgatttagTTTGATCGCATCATTATCTTgcccttattattaaataattttattttatcctttatcctccttttttatttaataattctACTTTGAACTCTACTTTttctttgtaatatccttcatTAAATGAAGGCAAAATATATAATCTatccaaaaattataaataattaatacaaTATGACACGTTATGAAATGATAGGagcatccaaacaagttgttgccctataaaacaaaacaaagatgTGCAATACATGGAATTATAAGAGCTTAACTCGGACTTCATTTAAAACAAAGTCTACAAGAAAGCGTTCCTACAAGGACAAAACCAAAAGGATATCATAGAGTGGTGGAAAGCACAAACATGACAAATTATGATTAGTGAAAATATGTCGCTTATGAACAAAAAACAATTCTTAGTTGAATGGTCCCGCCACCATCTATATCCACATTTTCCCATTATTATGTCAATGTGTAGGCCTAATTGCTGGTATTGATACCAAATTTTGATTCTCCATATGGCCATGTAGGGGTGGGAACAAGATCACTCCCCATTCTAAAAAAGAGGTCCTCATAAACTATACTAGTTTTTAATTAATAGTTTGGAGCATGTCATACCCATCATTTTGTCTACCACCTGTACCTGCTCACATGGTTACAGATTGGATAACTTATATACTAGTATATTATTACTTTGAGAAGCAAAAAGCCTACACCAAAAACAACTCTAAAGTCAGCTCTTTGGCAATCACAAACAAGAAAGGATTAATTGTATTATATTGAAGTAAATGAGAGTACAACTCAAGCCACACTTGAAACTCTAAAACATATTATATGTTCCATGCACTGAGAAAGTAAAAACAAGTTGCACTATATAGTAACCCGCAATAATATACAATAGAGAGAAAAATTCTTTACACTGCCTGTTTATGTAACTTAAACTCTTAAAAATAATGTTCTACATTTATCATGTGCAGCCATGTTTGAAACTCAAAACTCTAATTAAAGACCTTGCAGCAATAACAGGCTATTGTTTTTTATATAAGCTTCAGCATTTGAGAAAAAAAGTTAATGCATCTAGTCAGAATTTTATGTCAAACACTCGCATTCGGACAACAGCAGATGAGATGGCCAAGCAAACTCAGAATATCAACTACTGTAAACTTTCTACACATGGAAAACATCATTGATAGTACCACATTACCAAAATCAAACTTGTGAGTTGCGAATAAGCTTGAGGGTTTAGTCCGCAAGCTCATGAATCTAACATGTTACATGACCTCATTAAGTGAACATACTAGTTAATGACTCTTTTTCTCAGCACAAGTTACTGGTCAGTTCGCCCATAATGTCATCTACGCTTTCAACAGACAAGAGAAGACCTGAGTGATGTGGCGGTAGGAAGACACGTGCATGATGACCATCGGATAACTGATTCAGTTACCATAATATCAAGCTGCTCAAATTCACCAAGACCAATTGTATGGTTCCTCCTGCTCTGAATGCCTAGGGTTCTAGATCCATTTGATCCACTCTTTCTAACCTCTACTGTCTTCTCTCTTACCACTTCTACAGGAGAGTCTGACAACATAAACACCTTCCCCACACTGGCATCTGCAACACAAGTAAAATAGGTTTTAAATCCTAGGAGTCCAGTATATAGTGGTATACTTTTTAAGATGAAACTAAAACAGAAAACTGTAAAATTACCTTTATGAAGTAAATCTACATCAGATGCTCTTACAGATAAATCCACTTCATAACTCCCTTGATCAACAACTAAACTCGAGCCGAAGAATGTAAAACTCGGCAATGTTGGAACTGGAGTAGCAAACTCATGGCCATTTGATCCACCAGTACTACTGAAAGAGAATACAGCCGATTCATAGGAAGTTGTTGATTGTTCTGTTAGTAAAGTAGAAAATGATGGGCGGCACATGAATTTTGGCGATTGGGCATCACATAAGACGGCAGAACCTGTGCCAAAACTGATATCCTGATTCCTAGCCATAAGCGAAGAGCAGTAGGAGCCTTCATCTGAGTGCACTTTAAAGCATGGCTCATTGAAATGCGATGAGCTATCCCGTACCCAAGCATGATCTGTTTAAGTGTCAAATCATGAAGTCTGAGGTAAGACAGAAGAAAGCTGACGGACTGATACATCCTCAACTGCTTCACTACTTAGATAGAAGGAAAAACCTTAAGAACTGAAAAATCAATGTCAAACAGAGCAAATCAGTTAGAAATTGGATCTTTCAACGTTCTTTTCAGCTTACATAAGAAAAATTTGAGAAGCGGGAAGCTCGCACACACAAGGTGTGGTTTAAGATTTGATATATCATGTCGTAGAGCCTAGGTGGTCAGAGATATAGTACAGCTGTGCTATATCTGTTTTTACCCCAATTTCACATCCACAGGAATAAGAATGATTGTTGAGAAGAATACAAGATAATAAGTCCTTCAGAAATTCACCAAGCTGATGCAGTAACATTTCTAATGGATTCTAGATATTCTGGTTTTCACAGTTTGCTATCCACTTACACACTTAGTAGGTTCATTCTCTTAATTCACAAGCTGCTAAGCTTGATATTTCTAACCTTTCAAATTAATTACTGATGTCCAACACAAGTAAATCAGCATTCTCCTGATGCATCAAGCATCATTCGTCAGCTCTGTTTTCTTTATCAAGATTATTCATCAGTTCTATCTAGGTAACAGTATAATGAGTTTCATATTATATCTTGCTCGATAACCTACCTAGAATATGCTGAGTTGTAAGCCTCTGAGAAGGATCTTTACATAGCATTCCTTTAATCAACTCTTTTGCCGAAGATGATATTGTATCCCAGCGATCAGAAGGAAACCACAAATCAGCTGCCCTAACAGCATCAAATATCTTAGACTTTGTCTTCCCCCAAAATGGTGGTATTCCACTAAGAAGAATGTACAGAATAACGCCAGCACTCCAAATATCAGCTGCTTGATTATAACCTCCTGCTAGGACCTCTGGAGCTATATAAAATGGGCTGCCAACAGTACCATGCAAACTTTCACCTGCAATAAGAAAGTTGAAAATGCACAAAATAATTTCAAGATAAGGTATATAATAATGTTGTGTATTAGGTTTTCAGGGAAACGAGAAAGTACCTGGCTTGATGTAGGTTGCAAGACCAAAATCAGCTAATTTTATCGGAGAAGAAGAACCCTTTGTAGCCAAGAGAATGTTCTCTGGCTTCAGATCTCTGTGTACGATGCCTTTCTGATGACAGTACATCACCACTTCCATTAGGTCATGGAAGAGAACCCTGGCCTCAGCCTCAGAAAATCTCCCATGCCTCTCCAGCTGATGGAAAAGTTCTCCCCCGGCACAAAGCTCCATTACTAGATGTACATAAGTTTCTTCCTCATAAACTGCCTTGAGATCAACGACGTTTGGGTGGCCAGAGAGCCTGGTCATTATTTCAATTTCAAGCTTGACACTTCGCACATCCTCCTGTGTCACCAATCTATTTTTTGCAATGGATTTGCAGGCCAATACCTCTCCGGTGAACTTGTCAGAGCATGTCCTTATTATCCCAAACTGGCCCCAGCCCAGCTGTTCTCCAAGAATGTAACGATCATGCAGATTAGCACTATGATTTGCATCCAAAATGGTTTCACTCAAGTTTGCAACTTTATAGCAACTACATGAACAGAGTGATGATTCAGCATTGATGTCGCTCTTGGCAACAGCCATACGAGAATTGAACCAGAGGATACCAATCAAGATCTCACAACTTTTGTTTCCCCAATCTTGAAATTACTGACTACCCTTCCAAGTTTTACCCTTTCCAACAAGTGGGAAAGCTAATTGTTCAAGTCAAAGTAATTGATTTTAGTTCACATAAGAATGGACCAAATCAATTTGGTCAACATATTCAAAGAAGCTTCCTACAGCAAGATGGTTCAACTAATCTGGCCATTCTGCCCAATTATAACCTCATCACAGTATAAGATCAAACTCTAAATTGCAAATTCTTCCATTCTTCCAAATCAGCTGGATCTGAAAGGTCAAACATTGTTCACAAATTCAATTTCAAGTTTACATACTGGAAATGGTAGTTCATACTCTTTATAAGAAAATAACTTTCAGAAAAAACACATTCTCAAACAAAATTCAGCTAAGCATATTTTTGGACAGATCCTACAACTAtcaataagtttaaaaaatgaaaacagcaaaccaaaagaaaaagataaaaagtaCACATTTTCAAAACTAAAGTGGACTAGCCAATAAAAATCAAAGTATAGTTCACCAACACAAACAATTCAGCAGCCTGATCAATTCCCACAAACAAATTAGAAAACACTCAGTAACAGAAAAAAATGGCTCCCAGAAACAAATTCAAACTGAcatcaaaaaagagaaaaagacccAGATCCAAAATATtcttgaaaaacacaaaagattAAAACTTTAttcaaataaaaagtaaaagatacAAGTACAAAGAAGGGGTAAGCCAAAATCACCTGTGGAGTGGGGCTATTTGGTCGCCTTCAAAGTTAAAGCTTAACCCGACCCCCCTACACAAACTGGAAATGGGGAGTATTTGGGTTGTACgcagagtcctttctgttgtgcagtgttttattactattgtttttcttttgtgGGGTTATGGACTTATGGTAGTGCTTTGTTGTTTCGTTGGGTTCctttcctttttgaatttaaagagtTGGGATTAAATTATCATTGTTTTTTATACTATTCGCAAGACCTACCTTTCTGAGTTGTACATAATAATAATGGAGATACCTCTTACTACTACTTTAAAAATGACATCAGCACCTCTGACAACTCCCAATTTTAGGTAGCTCTTATTAATAATCTTTTTGCtaagaattaaaaaaatgaattaaaagaGGGATAGACTAGCGTTTTTGGTTTTGATACTAACCACTAGGTCGTTTGGTTCGAAAGACAAGTTACGCCGTAATTTGTTATAATTAGTTAGGCTGAAATTagttattttgttattattttttattgagtGTTTGGTAAATAATAATAAACCCAACTTAATCCTATAAGTGAGGTATAGGAAGGGAAGTGTATACACAAATCTTATCTCGATCTCGTGAAGGTAGAGATGTTATTTTCAATAGACACTCAGCTCAAGGAACTTATTGAGTGGTTGGTATGTTTGTATTAATCTTGAGATTGTCAATTTTACTGCTTAATCATGTGATTAGTATTTTATCCTCTGGCGGGTATAAGTTATCTCAGTACTATTTTTAATTCTGAGATAACTTATCCCAGAATTAATAACCAACTATTGGATAAGGTGATACTAAATTTTTATCCCATGATTATTTTTGTTTATCCatcgtaccaaacgacccctaagagaTAGTGCTATAGAAAAGGGAAAAAATCtattaagaaataattttttaattcgTTTTACGTGGTGCGAATAATTAGTCAGGTTCAATATAAGAATCAAACACGGGTGAAAAATAAACAATAATTTAATATATGAAAACGTatttaatgataaaaaataaatatgtaatcaatttcgaataaaaaatcttaatttttgttttttggtttatttggttTTTAAAAGAATACGAAAATTGTCATTTACTTAATTTATTAACTCGACTTATTATGAAGTTAAGAGAAtatctctcttttatttttctactaAGATCAATTCTTAGTGTTTCTCGTTCTCTTTATTTGTCGCTTAAGGTTTTGGCATacttattaaaaaattatttaataacatcaattataaGAAGTTTTTAACTAAATTATTACCTTTATCTCTTTTTTAAATGGATAATTAATGACTATATGCCTTATTTAAGCAGTAAGggtgaaactaaaaaaaaaaaaaaatttccttaATTATTTAGAGCGAGAAGTATTTTGGATTAACATTTTTACAAGTGACCATGGGCAAAGAAATCTGGTTTTAAGGCAGTTGTAcaattatttctttttagaaTGTTTCTCATGCTTTTCATTTATCGTCATACTGAAAAATGTcagttttctttacttttttaaGTTGCACAAAAGTTTGTCAATTATCTTTAATGGTAAAATTTCAGTATGTAACTCAAGAGTACATGCGTCTTACTATATTTAATTATAACTTTACTTTTTATGCAATGCCTCATAATTGAAAAGGTCAAAGTATAAACCGGATGTTCTCCAACAGACATTAAACAACTCATACTTTTAACTATTTTTCATAATCATATCAAGTCAAAGTATAAACAGCAAATTAGAACAGaagtatacaaaaatatttacattatattttcttttttgaatagTCTATGTACTCTATGGCGATGTCATTCAAAGATTGAAAGGATACTTCAAGGGAAGTAGCATTTACAGGTAATGTGAAGCTAGTTAAGTTCTTAAGCAATTTATACTCTGTATTTGAT
This DNA window, taken from Nicotiana tabacum cultivar K326 chromosome 4, ASM71507v2, whole genome shotgun sequence, encodes the following:
- the LOC107791509 gene encoding uncharacterized protein LOC107791509, encoding MGSQIYSPTAQFSCQLPKTKSRQVSSFSSLQLKPRINIISSQQQPRSTGAVTETTIPRTGTYNVDFKTFEACKLGISRYPDFVYNAKGGSGTGTGKRIESSEEIAVDFDLEKLYIPPLTSATAKFLGLPLPPFLKIDVVPELLRGYVSQETGKVNLEFKAKFWFSVGTIYRAPPLLVETLLTSEETKGRIREGRGERLNEEGRCTLVGVATVEPIDDLFMNTFLSLPTECLAKMNAKISFSST
- the LOC107791507 gene encoding calcium-dependent protein kinase 26-like → MAVAKSDINAESSLCSCSCYKVANLSETILDANHSANLHDRYILGEQLGWGQFGIIRTCSDKFTGEVLACKSIAKNRLVTQEDVRSVKLEIEIMTRLSGHPNVVDLKAVYEEETYVHLVMELCAGGELFHQLERHGRFSEAEARVLFHDLMEVVMYCHQKGIVHRDLKPENILLATKGSSSPIKLADFGLATYIKPGESLHGTVGSPFYIAPEVLAGGYNQAADIWSAGVILYILLSGIPPFWGKTKSKIFDAVRAADLWFPSDRWDTISSSAKELIKGMLCKDPSQRLTTQHILDHAWVRDSSSHFNEPCFKVHSDEGSYCSSLMARNQDISFGTGSAVLCDAQSPKFMCRPSFSTLLTEQSTTSYESAVFSFSSTGGSNGHEFATPVPTLPSFTFFGSSLVVDQGSYEVDLSVRASDVDLLHKDASVGKVFMLSDSPVEVVREKTVEVRKSGSNGSRTLGIQSRRNHTIGLGEFEQLDIMVTESVIRWSSCTCLPTATSLRSSLVC